The Chroogloeocystis siderophila 5.2 s.c.1 genomic sequence CATCTCTATATTTTACGCCGCACAGCGGCGGGGAATTTGACCCGCAGAGATTAAAATAGTCAGACATTAGTCAACTTATTTAGCTACAAATTATAGTTAACAAAGCCTGTTCTTCATGGCTAGTGAAGTCGAATCTAGATTTCAGAAAGTACTATTTTGCAAGTATGCGACTTACTATAAAATTTTCAGCTACCTTCGCACATATTTGGACATGGATATTTTCTTTCTGCAGACAAATAAATCTAAATTATTTATATCTAAACCAAATCTTTTCTTAAAAATTTGCCTAAAGAGTTCCTGGGGATTTTGTTACGAAATTCAACAATTCTTGGAATTTTAAACTCTGCAAAATGTTCTCTACAGTAAGATATAATGTCTTGCTCTTCACAATTACCTAAGTCATTCTTTACAATAACGGCTTTAATAACTTCTCTAGCATTTGGATCTTTGACTCCAATAACAACTACTTCTTTTACTTTAGGATGAGTCATGAGAACATCCTCAATTTCTAGAGGATTAACCTTGCGACCTCCTGTATCAATCAACATTTTTTTTCTACCAGTGATATACAAACGACCAAACTTGTCTTTTTTTCCTAAATCACCAGTTAAAAAACAGCCTTCCTTAAATGCTTGTTGGCTTTGTTTTGATGTATTATAATAACCACTAGCAAGTGCTTGGCTTGCAATTACTATCTCGCCACTCACATCGACAGGTAGTTCTTTGCCCTTATCATCAACAATCTTTAGACTTACATTTTTCATGGGACAACCTACTGAATTATAGGTCTTTTCTAATTGATCGTCTAAATTTATTGAAATAGAGCCTGCTTCTGTACAACCGTACAATTGTCTAACTGGAATATTGAACTTCTGGAGAAACCGATCAAAAACACTTTTTGGTAGAAAATTACCTGCAGAAATGCATAATCTCAAAGTCGATAAATCTACGCAATTGTTTACAGATGCTTGCACTAAAGCTTCAAAAACATAAGGTACAGCAGGGCAAATAGTAATTTGCTCTTTTACCATCAGTTCTAGAACTCTTGAACATCTAAACATAAATGGTAGTTCAGTCGGAGTGCCATTTTGTAAAAACTGCTCTAACATGACCAAAGTAGCGCCATTATAGAGGGCAGCTAACAGACACGTACCTAAACCATAGGCATGATACAGAGGTACTACACACAGAATATTATCTGCTGAGGTTAGACCAACTGTTGCTGTGAAGTTATTAACTTCGTGGAATAAGTTCTTTTGAGTTCTACATATTTTTTTTGGTTTACCAGTCGAACCTGATGAATATTGATAAAGTAAAATCCCTTCAAAAGGTAGACAATTTTCTTCCTTTGCCAGTACTTCTGGAAATTGTCGAATTAGGTCATAGAAATTTATTATCGACTCCTGAACACCATCAATAATAATTAATTTTATTTTCTTACCTGTTGTTTTAATTATTCTACAGCAGATATCTAGTCGCTTAGTATCAGTAATAATTGTACAAACATTACTGTCGTTAAGGTAGTAACAAAGTTCATCTTCTTTAAAGAGGTGGTTGAGTGGTAAAACAATAGCTTTTAGTCTAGCAGCAGCATAAAAGCTAATAATAAATTCAGGACAGTTCGGCAGAATGATTGCAATACAATCACCTTGATCAACACCAATTGAACTTAAACCTTTACATAAACTTCTAGTATTAGAATAAAGCTCTGCATAGCTAATTCTTAAATTATTATAGATGACAGCAGTTTTTTCACGATGCTTTTGGACAGTAGTGGCTAAAGCTTGGTCTAACATTTGAACTTCTCTTATTTGCCAAAATAATTGTTGTTGCTAACACCTAGTGTTCTAATTTAGCAAGCTTCAGTAAAGTAGCTTTCGGGAAACTTTTCAGTAATTAGCATTATAAGTTGCTGTTTTGAAAATACTCCATATGTACGGAAGAGAAGATTGGATTCTGATTGAATATTAAAATAACTAGCTAATTCATTAGCAGGTTCTTTGCCAGAATTAAAAATTTCTTTAAATGTTTCTACTCTGCAATCAAACCAAATTTTTCCAATTGGAGTTTTGGTTCCTAGTAATTTATCTCTAAATTTTTCATCTATTTTTTCAGGAAAAATTAATGATTCTGCATAAATAAAGTTCTTACCACTTTTTTTTCCTCTAAGCAATACTTTTCTGTCAATTATCTCCGTTTTTTGCGTTAGCTCTACAAATGGGATATCTTGCGTTGGCAAAACCAGTTCTTCTGATAATTTCACTATCTGAATTGCTTCAAGTAAACATACTTCCAATATATGCGTTATCGTTCCATCGGTTGTCAGTAGAATCTTTTGAAAATTACTTAGAGTAAATGGATCTATGCGAGTACAACTTAAGGATTGTTGCAGATTGCTCCTCATGGTTAAGGTTGTTACTTGTCTTCTGGGAAGGAGATTTTTTTGTTGCATAAAGCTTATTCTGTTTTGCATAGTGATTAAAGTCCTACTATTGAAAAATCAGGATAGAAAGTTGGGCAGCAAAGATCGCGTTAACTTAACTACCTTCTCCTATTAGATACTTTAGAAGTGCTGTAATTTGGGACTTAATAATACTGTCAACACTTCGCTTTAGGCTTAAGACAAAAGTAATCAGGATTGAGACAATCTCTCTACTTAAAATTAGAGACTTGCAACCAGAGCATCTTTCGTCTTGCACTACATATCTCAACCAAATACTTTTTATTCTCCATATTTAAAGACAGAGATTGTGATATAAGTTACTCAATCCTCAGTAGTATTTTGGTCAATGATTACCTTTCCTTAAAGGAAAGTTGACTTAGGCACATCAAGCTGAGAGTGGCATCCAGGTATCTCAGCTCGATATACTTTATGCCAGAGCAGCTGAGTTTCCAGGAGCCGTAAAGTCTTGCAAAGCTCCTCCGGACTGTGAATTTGAATTGAGCTTGGCTAACCAGCCATCCCAAGAACCAGCATTAGTACCTCCAAGTGAACCATCAGTATTTCCTACAACAAAGAGGCTACCAAAGTTATCAGCAGCAATAGAACCGGCAAAATCGGTGTTAGGAGTGCCAAACTGTTGAATCCATAATTGGTCTCCATCAGTGTTGTACTTAGCTACCCAAGCATCTTTCTCGCCCTTGTTAACGCCCTCCAATACATCGTCGGTATAACCTGTTACGAAGATATTGTCATTTACGTCAATATCTATTGCAAAGGCTTCGTCAGCACCACTACCACCAAACTGTTGAATCCACTCCTGGTTCCCATTAGTGTCATATTTAGCTATCCAAGCATCGTAGGAGCCAGCATTCTCTCCTCCCAAGTCTCCCAAAGTCCATCCTGTAGCGTAGCTATTACCCTGACTATCGACAGCGATATCCCAAG encodes the following:
- a CDS encoding class I adenylate-forming enzyme family protein; this translates as MLDQALATTVQKHREKTAVIYNNLRISYAELYSNTRSLCKGLSSIGVDQGDCIAIILPNCPEFIISFYAAARLKAIVLPLNHLFKEDELCYYLNDSNVCTIITDTKRLDICCRIIKTTGKKIKLIIIDGVQESIINFYDLIRQFPEVLAKEENCLPFEGILLYQYSSGSTGKPKKICRTQKNLFHEVNNFTATVGLTSADNILCVVPLYHAYGLGTCLLAALYNGATLVMLEQFLQNGTPTELPFMFRCSRVLELMVKEQITICPAVPYVFEALVQASVNNCVDLSTLRLCISAGNFLPKSVFDRFLQKFNIPVRQLYGCTEAGSISINLDDQLEKTYNSVGCPMKNVSLKIVDDKGKELPVDVSGEIVIASQALASGYYNTSKQSQQAFKEGCFLTGDLGKKDKFGRLYITGRKKMLIDTGGRKVNPLEIEDVLMTHPKVKEVVVIGVKDPNAREVIKAVIVKNDLGNCEEQDIISYCREHFAEFKIPRIVEFRNKIPRNSLGKFLRKDLV
- a CDS encoding chorismate--pyruvate lyase family protein codes for the protein MQNRISFMQQKNLLPRRQVTTLTMRSNLQQSLSCTRIDPFTLSNFQKILLTTDGTITHILEVCLLEAIQIVKLSEELVLPTQDIPFVELTQKTEIIDRKVLLRGKKSGKNFIYAESLIFPEKIDEKFRDKLLGTKTPIGKIWFDCRVETFKEIFNSGKEPANELASYFNIQSESNLLFRTYGVFSKQQLIMLITEKFPESYFTEAC